A genomic stretch from Arenicella xantha includes:
- a CDS encoding response regulator transcription factor codes for MTGLKILLVDDHALFRSGLCFLLEDLDQALEIIEAESCRQAMSVCEQTTELVLLDFHLPDCDGTFDALKEIKSTFPATTVVLLSSEDDPAIIRGAIDAGAAGFIPKSSTPNIMIAALQLILAGGIYLPPIAYSDNNADPDRLARSVERVEQVNKNPFFDMDDNLPLDHAQVSKLSKRQFEVLIGAIKGKSNKVIARELDIAEGTVKAHLSMAYKVIDVKNRTEAVYVAAKLKFGL; via the coding sequence ATGACTGGACTTAAAATATTACTCGTTGATGATCATGCCTTGTTTCGTAGTGGGTTGTGCTTTCTGCTAGAAGATTTGGATCAAGCGCTTGAAATAATAGAAGCAGAAAGCTGTAGGCAGGCGATGTCCGTGTGCGAGCAAACCACGGAGCTAGTGTTGCTAGACTTTCATTTGCCGGATTGTGATGGCACGTTTGATGCACTCAAGGAGATAAAATCCACCTTTCCGGCGACCACCGTGGTGCTGTTGTCGAGTGAAGACGATCCGGCCATTATCCGAGGCGCTATTGATGCCGGCGCGGCCGGCTTTATTCCTAAGTCATCGACGCCGAACATTATGATAGCGGCGTTGCAATTGATTTTAGCTGGCGGTATTTATTTGCCACCGATTGCCTACTCAGACAATAACGCCGACCCAGATCGTTTAGCTCGCTCGGTGGAACGAGTAGAGCAAGTCAACAAAAATCCATTTTTCGATATGGACGATAACCTGCCGCTGGATCACGCGCAGGTGTCCAAGTTGTCGAAGCGCCAATTTGAGGTGTTGATTGGTGCTATCAAAGGTAAATCAAATAAAGTGATTGCACGTGAATTGGATATTGCTGAAGGTACCGTTAAAGCCCATTTGTCTATGGCCTACAAAGTGATCGACGTTAAAAATCGCACTGAAGCCGTGTACGTTGCTGCTAAATTGAAATTCGGTTTGTAA